The genomic interval CCTTTTATGAGGAAAGaaagtacattttaatttaacttCTGACTAAgtctatttagattttttaaattaccatataaaaatgataaattaatacTGTAGGAGTGATACCTTTAGAGTCCGGACTTCCGAATGAAGGTCATGTAAAACTCTCATTGGATAATCTTCAAAGTCTTCAATATGAATATTGAAAGGAAAAAGTATaataaagggaaggaggaaaaagaacaaaaagtatAATTTAGGATAGTTTCTTAGAATTATGAAGTCTTTGTAGATACTATAATTTATATCCTGTCATTTGCAAAGAGAAGTGTTAAGGCCCTCTTCAAAATTTTTATTACACtataacatacagaaaagtacagaaGTCATAAGTATATAGTTTGATGACCTTTTAAAGTGAATATACCTATATAATCAGCACTCagcccagggtgggagggaggagggaatagTCTCACTCAGCAACTTTTTCCTTTATGGTGAGCATTTTTtggcttctatttttaaaatctttgccaTGACaaatacttttgttttcttctaagagttctaCTGTTTTGCCATTTGTACTTAGAGCTACAGTCCATctagaattgatttttgtgaGTGGCATGAGGTAAGGGTCAAGATCCACTCTCCTTTTCCATGAGTGTCCAGCAGACCTGGCATCCTTTACGCACCCTTCTTACTAATCAGCTGGCCACATATATAATGTAAAAGCCATTTATGAAaagatttctcttttctaaaacatGCCTCCTTTCAAGATCTTCTCTTATACCACCTGTTAAAGTTGACCAGttttcattagggaaatgtaaatcaatgatattgtacttcatacccactagaatAACtaataatcaaaaagacagacaacaacAAATgttgctgaggatgtggagaaactgcaaccctcattcactgctggtggaaatgtacaAGGGTGCATCCACTTTGGTGAATAATTTGGtagtcctcaaaaagttaaacatagctTTACTatgtgacccagtaattccattctAAATGTATACCATGAAAACTGAAAACactatgttcacacaaaaacttgcacatgaatgtttatagcagcattattcttaatagccaaaaagcagaaacaacccgtGTTCATCAGCTgctgaacagataaacaaaatgtggtaaatccatacaaagaaatattattcagcaataaaactaATGAAATACTGATACGTGCTaccacaacatggataaaccttgtgacgttacgctaagtgaaataagccagtcacaaaagactatgtactgtacaattccatttatgtgaaatgtccagaacaggaaaTCTATGAGGCAGAAAGTAGATGAACAGGTGCATAAGGCAGTGTGGTGAGTGGGGGCAGGACTATGGCGAGTGGCTGTTAACAGCCAAGGGGGCTCTTTTAGGGGTGATGAAAATCTGAACTTCacgtgatgatggttgcacaactctgtgaataaacTAAAATCCACTGAATTGTATCCTTTAAATAAGATTCATCACTGTGCACATAAAAGGGCAATTATGGGTGTTCATTTTCTCTAATTATCACAATTCCATAATTTCTGTAATACATATGGGCCAGGAACTgaaaaattattccattttttttcttgtaaaagcaaaagtaaataaagaatTTGTGTACACAGGTAATATGGTGGTAAGAAGGTAAATTAGCGCAAGCTTTATGTAAAtcaaattcagttatacatcaaaaattcaaaaatgttaataaattttgTGTCTTCCAGCATAATCTCAACTatgtaaacaaaatcaaaaacagaGCAATGCTAAAGAATGgtagaaaattttctaaaatattaatagtaGTGTCTTCTCATGCTGGATttacaggaaaaatatttcttcttctttcacttttccaTTATCTCAGACTTTTGCTATGAACATATATTGTTTTCACAGTCACagtaaaaacagtttaaaatggCTGGAAAACTATTCACGATAGAAAGTAAAAGGAGTCTGCGTCCACCGGGTGCAGTGTTTTAAGGCACATTACAATTACGACACTtagaaaataatctcaaaatctGAACTGCTCTGGCAACAACTTCCAAAATCCTCTAACGCACACGTTGGTGGTGGAGAATCGTGCTGCACTTGTCGTCTAAAAAGCAGCACGGAGGAGCGGCGTCTGTGCCGGCCACGGGCCCCGGGGGGGACGGGCCCCGGCGGCGGGAGGCACGCGGCGACGGAGAGCTTTGACCCGCGAGCCCCTCGCACGCGCCGGGGAGCGCCGCGGCTGTAACTCGCGGACCCGGCCCACAGACGCCGCCCGACACCGCGCGCCCGGCGGAGGGCGGGCCCTGCCTCGCTCACCGCTGTCCTCTCCGTCCAGCGCCCGCTGCAGCCGCGCCGTCTCGCTGTCCAGGGTGACGGCCAGAGTCCGCAGCTGCCCGCAAAGGCTCCGGATCAGGTCCATGGGAGACCGCAGCCCAGCGGGCGGGGGCGCGGGGAGGCCCGGAGCTCGGCCTCAGCGCCCGCACTCTTTTGAATGCTGGCGCCAGTAGCACCATTGGCTCCGCCAGCCGCTCAAATCTCTTCTCGCGAGAGCTGAGCTCTCGCGAGGAGACGGGCGGCGCGGCGGAGGGGCGCACTTCCGGCGTCGTGTTGTCACACTTCCGGCGTCGTGTCGGCCGGCGTGCGGAGGGGCGGCGGGGCAGGCGCACGCAGGTGAGTTGCTTCGCGTTTCGCGGCTTGGTCTGCGGACGGAGGCGGGCTCCCTTCTCGCCGCGGGGGCGGCAGCGCGCGTTCCCGGCGACCGGCGCGCCGCTAGGTCCCCGCCTTGTGTCCCGGCAGGCGCCATGTTCCTGACCGCGCTGCTCCGGCGCAGCCGCATCCCCGGCAGGCAGTGGACCGGGAAGCACCGGCGGCCGCGGCCCGTGTCTGACCAGGCGAAGCGAAACATGGTCCGCCGCCTGGAGACCGAGACGGAGAACCACTACTGGCTGAGCCGGCCCTACCTCACGGCCGAGCAGGAGTACGGCCACGCCGCGGCCCGCAGGGCGGCCGCTTTCGAGGCCATCAAGGCGGCGCAGGCGGCCCGGTTCCCGGCGCACAGATCCTTGGAGGCCCAGCTCGCCCACCTCGACGTCACCAAGAAGTGGTCCTGATCGCGAGCCACCGCAGCCGGCCGAGGGATGCCTGGGAGCCCGCAGGCGGCCTGCGGAGCCGCCGGCGCCGGGAGCGGACTGTCTGCGGACGGGGGTCCGGGACTCCGCGCTCCCCGCCGCCCCGAGGCTCGTCTCGGTCGTGTCGGTTTCATTTCTCTCCCCGATACGAGGAAAGCAGGAGGGCCCTGGTCCCGGAGGGTGCATGGTGCTGCAGTAAAGCCACAGGCTGTGTTCCGGCTCCTGTGCTTCCGTGGGATATGCTCGCTGGGGCTTTGTGGTGCAACGTTAGTTCGTTTACCTTCTGTCAAAAATAGTTGCCTGAGCGTAAATGAAGAAGTGTGCTTTTTCAATTAAACATACTCTTGAAAACTGCGTTTTCTTCTGGGATTTGCTATTAAAAGTGGACATTTAAATGAAGTAAAGACGTATTTAGCAGAACTGTCCACTTAGgtgtatttaaaaatctttattggGATATGTTGACATAATAACAGTTCACCAGTTGAagactttttttcaaatctttttataaatataataaaaaacgTCAAGTGGTTTACATGTATTACCAAATACAGTAATCCTGTCACTTGGAACTGTTTTACATACACGGAAACGTTTAACAAACTTGTGCAAAGTCACTCTTCTAGGAATGAGAGCAACTTGGATTTGGATTACTGTATAATCCAGAAATCTCAGCTGCTCTGCATTGTTTAATAGGAAGTtttcaaaacagaagaaaatacgATCCCATTACCCAGAAATGAAAGAATCTTCATATATAACTTTTCTTTTAGTCTTTTTATACACATTAACTTTTTGAACATATATTGATTGAGATAAAAGGAAGTGGGAGCCAGAAAAGATTTAAAGATTCTGATGCATGTTGTCAAATGGCTTCccagaaagcaaaacagcaagACTAATGGGTAAGAGTGCCAGCCTTGAAtgttcttttcattaacaaaaatgCCATGTTTAGTTAATTACATGGTTCACATTTTTAATATCTTCCATCAGTATGTGTAGGGTATAGTGCagaccttaattttttttaattcatttcactTGAGGTAACTGACACGTGATAGCTGAATGTATAACCACACTGAACTGTTAATAATATGTCAAATTCTTGGTGGCATATACTTAGAGCCCACAGGAGTGTCTCTGGTGAATATGGGCAACCTAGTATATCTTTTGTATCTGGAGATGCTGTTTAGGTGATGGGAAGAGGATGCGGGGAACCTGCTTCATACCACAGCCACTTCTATTGCTCCAGTCTCTACATAAGTCAGAAACTTCCTTACACTTTGGAGTTTGAAAAACTAATGGTTAACTTGAATCTCAGAGAAGCAAAAGGATGCTAAAATAAAACACTGGGTCTGAAGGAAGAGAAGGTGATTCATGAGAAGAGAGGCATTTTAATGTACAGTTAACCTTATTTAATTTTAGATAATCTTGTGAAATAGATATCCCCACTGCACAGGTTAGAAACAGGCTCAGAAGTGTCAGCAGTATTCCCGTTAACACAGTTAAACAGTAAAGGTAGAGCTCAGGACTAGGTTTATGTCAAGGACACATTCATTTAATATAGCACACCAGCTGCTATGAATAAAAGATTGTAGCTTTGTTTCAGTCACTTCTCAGCCAAGGCAATGCTGTAAAACATTTGACTTTTGAAAACTCCGCAACTTGATGCCACAGccatcataaattttttttttttaaatacaaagctCACTGCCACTTGAGCTGTTCACAGTCACACATACAGTAAACCATCTGTGTCAGCCTATGCATTATGAACATTCCCTAGCTTCTTTCCATATTGCAGCTCCTGGGGTTTCCATCCAGTTGCTCATGTCTCAGATACTTGTAGAGGGTTGGTCACGAGTCAGACCCGGTGCTGTTGGTTTTGAACCTCAAGTTTACTGTCTCACTTGATAAAATGCAGTGTGATGACTGACTGCATGGATGAAAAGAG from Camelus bactrianus isolate YW-2024 breed Bactrian camel chromosome 14, ASM4877302v1, whole genome shotgun sequence carries:
- the MRPL57 gene encoding large ribosomal subunit protein mL63, yielding MFLTALLRRSRIPGRQWTGKHRRPRPVSDQAKRNMVRRLETETENHYWLSRPYLTAEQEYGHAAARRAAAFEAIKAAQAARFPAHRSLEAQLAHLDVTKKWS